From Toxorhynchites rutilus septentrionalis strain SRP chromosome 2, ASM2978413v1, whole genome shotgun sequence, a single genomic window includes:
- the LOC129767401 gene encoding zinc finger protein 135-like — MAFVSYNLDQCSFCSNTCNEEFRHALVPTHHQEQMLKTILQKFSSFTTQLSSYPTCDKCHQELKAVHNIPDSCFLIVPSVEPTTIKMEPELMIDDHKLLDNGNIFNTDPIEQEVGTQTKEQNEDFAVKGRMKDHIRLHTDELPCPDAFKTRFTLQAHIKIHNGERTYSCPQCLKAFNKASNLKKHIRTHTGERPFHCSQCPKAFKNSSALQEHIRIHTGERPYSCPHCPMAFKKASNLKQHIRTHTGERLFSCSQCSKAYISSSSLLEHKRTHTDERPYSCPHCPKTFNQTSNLNQHIRAHTGERLASCPQCPKAFMNYSSLRKHIRTHRDERPYSCPHCPNAFKTRFTLQAHIKTHNDERPYSCPHCPRTFKQSSNLKTHIRTHTGERPYSCSQCPKAFMSSSALQAHIKTHTGDRPYSCSRCPKTFNSSSSCRRHIRNHSC, encoded by the exons ATGGCGTTTGTTAGCTACAATCT TGACCAATGTAGCTTTTGCTCTAACACGTGCAACGAGGAATTTCGCCACGCGCTTGTCCCTACTCACCATCAAGAGCAGATGTTAAAAACCATCCTACAGAAATTTAGTAGTTTCACTACTCAGTTAAGCAGTTATCCAACGTGCGACAAATGTCACCAAGAGCTCAAAGCCGTCCACAACATTCCCGACAGCTGCTTCCTAATTGTGCCCAGCGTCGAACCGACTACCATTAAGATGGAGCCAGAGTTAATGATTGATGACCACAAGCTCTTGGATAATGGTAACATTTTTAATACTGATCCAATTGAACAGGAAGTCGGAACGCAAACCAAGGAACAAAATGAAGACTTCGCCGTCAAAGGACGGATGAAAGACCACATACGGTTACACACGG ATGAACTTCCCTGTCCGGATGCGTTTAAAACCCGTTTCACGCTTCAAGCgcacattaaaattcataatG GTGAACGTACCTATTCTTGTCCACAATGTCTGAAAGCTTTTAATAAAGCTTCAAATCTCAAAAAACACATTCGGACTCATACGG GTGAACGTCCTTTTCATTGTTCGCAGTGTCCAaaagcgtttaaaaattcgtcaGCGCTCCAAGAGCACATTAGAAttcatacgg gtgaacgtccctattcttgtCCACACTGTCCGATGGCTTTTAAGAAAGCTTCAAATCTCAAACAacacattcgaactcatacgg gtgaacgtcTCTTTTCTTGTTCGCAGTGTTCAAAAGCGTATATAAGTTCTTCGTCCCTCCTAGAGCACAAacgaactcatacgg ATGAACGTCCCTATTCCTGTCCACATTGCCCGAAGACTTTTAATCAAACTTCAAATCTCAATCAACACATTCGAGCTCATACCG GTGAACGTCTCGCTTCTTGTCCGCAGTGCCCGAAAGCTTTTATGAACTATTCATCGCTCCGAAAGCACATTAGAACTCATAGGG AtgaacgtccctattcttgtCCACACTGTCCAAATGCGTTTAAAACCCGTTTTACGCTTCAGGCGCACATTAAAACTCATAATG AtgaacgtccctattcttgtccacattgtccaaGGACTTTTAAACAATCTTCAAATCTGAAAACACAtattcgaactcatacgg gtgaacgtccctattcttgtTCACAGTGTCCAAAAGCGTTTATGAGTTCCTCAGCGCTCCAAGCGCATATTAaaactcatacgg GTGACCGTCCCTATTCTTGTTCACGGTGTCCCAAAACGTTCAATAGTTCTTCATCGTGCCGAAGGCACATTAGAAATCATAGTTGTTGA
- the LOC129766098 gene encoding uncharacterized protein LOC129766098 has product MEKGLQLTCSNTGTVDEPYREVLGSLMYVMTSTRPDICFPVGYLGQFQQEPEQLHWTAQKRVVRYMKGTKDMFLEFSRGKDVEPLVGFIDSDWATDTVDRKSVSRFLFQVYGNTVSWSSKKQTTVATSSSEAEYVALSAGVTEAIWLTGLLGDLGVKITKPIPIYEDNRVCIGMAQNLECKRAKHIDIKHHFIRDHIAAGRIRVEHVRTEHQLADIFTKVLDVGRFEDLRRIIGLHNREGVKK; this is encoded by the coding sequence ATGGAGAAAGGATTACAGCTGACTTGCAGTAATACTGGAACCGTTGATGAACCGTACCGAGAAGTTCTAGGCAGCTTAATGTACGTTATGACGTCCACTCGGCCGGACATTTGTTTCCCAGTTGGATACCTTGGACAATTTCAGCAAGAACCGGAACAACTACACTGGACAGCCCAAAAACGAGTGGTACGTTACATGAAAGGTACGAAGGACATGTTTCTGGAGTTCTCTCGTGGCAAGGACGTGGAGCCATTAGTTGGATTCATTGACTCGGACTGGGCGACGGATACTGTGGATAGGAAATCGGTAAGCCGATTCTTATTCCAAGTTTATGGCAACACGGTCTCATGGTCAAGCAAGAAGCAAACAACCGTGGCTACCTCCTCCAGCGAAGCCGAATACGTTGCGTTGAGTGCTGGTGTGACAGAAGCAATTTGGTTGACTGGACTCTTGGGCGACCTTGGTGTGAAGATTACGAAACCGATACCTATATACGAAGACAACCGTGTCTGCATTGGGATGGCTCAGAACCTGGAGTGCAAACGAGCAAAGCACATCGATATCAAACACCATTTCATTCGGGATCACATTGCAGCAGGACGCATACGAGTAGAACATGTTCGGACTGAACATCAGTTGGCGGACATTTTTACCAAGGTGTTGGACGTTGGAAGATTCGAGGATCTCCGGCGGATTATAGGACTTCACAATCGAGAGGGGGTGAAGAAGTAG